GCTTGCCGGTAAACACCGGGCCGGGTGTGGTGACCACTTCGAGCAACGGCTCGCCGACCGGCGGCAGGATGAGCGTGAAACTTTGCACCGGCAGGGCCGGCCATCCCGGCTGATGCTGCAGTACAAAGCCGGGAAGCGTGACAAGATCGAATGATTCACCGGCAATGTTTTGCTGGGAAAATTGCGGCGCGGGAATTGTCACGTGCAAGCGCAGCCGTTCGGTGGAATTTTCCCGCACAACCGGTTGGGCGGGCAACGAAGCCGGCATCGAGACTGCCATCATGAGGAACGGCGCGGGGAGGATTTTCGCGGCTTGCCGGACAACGCGGCAGCCGAAAGCATCTCGCAGGTTCACATGCATGGGGGCGGGCCGATTGTTTCATGCGGGGATGATTCTTTGCTCCGGGGCGCGCGCGGCGAGCGATTCCACCAACTCATTCAACTGCGTCAGCACCAGCTCCCAACTGTATTTCTCCGCAATCAGCGCGCGGCCATTGTGCGCGAGTTGGCGGCGCAGCGCGGGATTGCCCGCCAGCCGGACGATTGCCGCAGCAAAAGCCTGCGGTGAATCGGCGAGCAGGGCATGCTCGCCGGGTCGCACCGCGAGGCCCTCGACGCCCAGCGCAGTGGCCACCACTGGAGTGCCCACTGCCATCGATTCCAGCACTTTGTTCTTGGCGCCGGCGCCGGTGCGCATCGGGCAGATCGAGAGCACGGCTTGTTGCAGATGCGGCCGGACATCCGGCACATAGCCGGTCACCGTGACGCCGGGATGCCGGCGCAAAGCCAGAATCTCCGCGCTCGGCTCCACGCCGACAATGTTCAGGCGCAAACGCGGCAGCCGCTGCCGCACCAACGGGAAAATCTCGCGGTAAAAATACCGCACGGCATCCTGATTGGGAAACGTGCTCATTTTGCCCATGAACACGATGGTATCCGGATCGTGCGGGCCGTCATAGAAATGAAAATAGCCGAGATCAACCACCGGCCCGAGCACGCGCACTTTGTCCGCCGCGGCAAACCGGCTGAGATAGTCACGATCCACCGGCGAGATCAAGAGATTGCAATCGAACCAGT
The window above is part of the candidate division KSB1 bacterium genome. Proteins encoded here:
- a CDS encoding glycosyltransferase family 4 protein produces the protein MKILFLTSRAPYPPLGGDRLRALHVIKALSQQHRVTLLTFASSRAEAEALRPIAKYVERFETVRLQTRRSYLNCLIGLFSRTPLQVHYYRSAAMRRLIRACLQRERFDLIFVHLVRMADYIHDLDGLPKIMDLTDALSLNYERSAAFQNNQPLTAYALAQRVEKRRIRAYEARVVDWFDCNLLISPVDRDYLSRFAAADKVRVLGPVVDLGYFHFYDGPHDPDTIVFMGKMSTFPNQDAVRYFYREIFPLVRQRLPRLRLNIVGVEPSAEILALRRHPGVTVTGYVPDVRPHLQQAVLSICPMRTGAGAKNKVLESMAVGTPVVATALGVEGLAVRPGEHALLADSPQAFAAAIVRLAGNPALRRQLAHNGRALIAEKYSWELVLTQLNELVESLAARAPEQRIIPA